A single genomic interval of Spinacia oleracea cultivar Varoflay chromosome 6, BTI_SOV_V1, whole genome shotgun sequence harbors:
- the LOC130462896 gene encoding secreted RxLR effector protein 90-like — protein MTCSVCQVKGHNKRRCPNRESAVVAEPAPKKPRGRPRKDGQPPHSRAPSVTAPSTISQTTDSRTNTPTSAVVSSRFTRSTNAQLHSTSCQPSQLGRGGRMILGGRGSRGGNTGRGRGNNGGRGKEKVPIGVGMYVASDGTATTSGGRGRGRGRGKNQKLTVAVAVS, from the exons ATGACTTGTAGTGTGTGTCAAGTCAAAGGGCATAATAAAAGACGATGTCCTAACAGAGAGAGTGCTGTTGTTGCAGAACCAGCCCCAAAAAAACCTAGGGGTAGACCAAGGAAGGATGGTCAGCCCCCTCACTCTCGTGCTCCGTCTGTTACTGCCCCATCTACCATAAGTCAAACGACTGATTCAAGAACAAACACACCCACCTCTGCAGTTGTATCTTCTCGATTCACTCGATCAACAAATGCTCAGCTTCACTCTACTTCATGCCAACCTAGCCAACTTGGCAGAGGCGGGAGGATGATCCTAGGTGGTAGGGGTTCTAGGGGTGGAAATACTGGAAGGGGAAGGGGAAACAATGGAGGGAGGGGTAAAGAGAAA GTACCTATTGGTGTGGGAATGTATGTTGCCTCGGATGGGACTGCAACAACAAGTGGAGgcagagggagagggagagggaggggTAAAAATCAG AAGCTTACAGTAGCAGTAGCAGTTAGCTAA
- the LOC130464087 gene encoding uncharacterized protein: MVGSKQVPVGSSSSNSRGGMVPPLLCECGNYSVVRTVKRGPNVGMKFHGCPLWPDTKCEFFRWILPDNNELDHLQLKIFEANTTIAEMEYDKKLMEEKIKKLQTKKDNMEEDVQEMKNELCQMRIELMKSSRNERNCTMALYFSWVFFALLVFWLK, translated from the exons ATGGTTGGTTCAAAGCAAGTACCTGTCGGATCGTCTTCATCAAATTCAAGGGGAGGAATGGTACCACCATTGTTGTGTGaatgtgggaattactctgttGTGCGTACAGTTAAGCGAGGTCCAAATGTAGGAATGAAGTTTCATGGCTGCCCTTTATGGCCG GATACGAAGTGCGAATTTTTCAGGTGGATTCTTCCTGATAACAATGAGCTTGACCACCTTCAACTTAAGATTTTTGAAGCTAATACGACCATAGCTGAGATGGAGTATGACAAGAAGTTGATGGAGGAAAAGATCAAAAAATTGCAGACTAAAAAGGATAATATGGAGGAAGATGTTCAAGAAATGAAGAACGAGCTTTGCCAAATGCGTATTGAATTGATGAAGAGTTCAAGGAACGAAAGGAATTGTACCATGGCTCTGTATTTCTCATGGGTGTTTTTTGCCCTTCTTGTTTTTTGGTTGAAGTAG
- the LOC110805072 gene encoding uncharacterized protein: MVCEKCEKKLAKVIVPDKWKAGASNTNESGGRKINENKLLSKKNRWTPYGNTKCIICKQQVHQDGKYCHTCAYSKGVCAMCGKQVLDTKFYKQSNV; this comes from the exons ATGGTGTGCGAAAAGT GTGAGAAGAAATTAGCGAAAGTCATAGTTCCAGATAAGTGGAAAGCGGGCGCAAGCAACACCAACGAAAGCGGTGGCCGCAAGATCAATGAAAACAAGCTCCTTTCCAAGAAAAACAG ATGGACACCTTATGGAAACACAAAATGCATCATTTGCAAGCAGCAAGTACACCAGGATGGCAAGTACTGTCATACTTGTGCCTATAGTAAAG GTGTATGTGCAATGTGCGGTAAACAAGTGCTGGATACCAAGTTTTACAAGCAAAGTAATGTATGA
- the LOC110805071 gene encoding uncharacterized protein, whose protein sequence is MSGESIYREFSFDTYSHEGDRFVYPPPDPPSPPSEVQTSEEEFDVIGNDEFIQSSITIRLYQAALTGDWEAVKSIWTEDNAWISTRITKGGETVLHIAAAAKHLHLVKELVKVMNDDSLALTNRVGNTALCFAAVSGVVEIARVMVNKSRTLPNIRGSQEMTPLLMAVLLGHQDMVWYLMSVTDYNLLTAEDGIELLIGAIDTYLFDVALHILRNNRNLATFRGRKKETALHALARKPPRVDRYQLSTWQRLKIQGCSRNDAEAEVVLELAQTLWDEIIKLKHADISKLICFPWRLLFVAAKLGKVEFLMVLIKSYPDILWKVDENRYSIFHIAVIYRHEEIFKLIHEIGAIKDLIATYKDDHGNNMLHLASKLAPPNRLNCVSGAALQMQRELLWFEAVKKIVRPEYTEAENKDHKTPQTLFSEEHEGLRIKGEQWMKKTAESCAFVATLIATVVFSAAFQLPGGNNSETGSPVLVNRSSFVVFAMSNAISLFTSTASILMFLSILTSRYAERDFLVSLPLKLMWGLILLLISIATMIVAFTATFFITFQKRIIRWAPTIPVALIASVPVMLFAFQQFPLLVDIYYSTYKSQSIFQLCKPKLFVLQHKIFSHHGNVDSKSPKIDIPFTILGSEASVGHILKYARDSFSWRRAASFIVDPEASDTPSFSSWRVR, encoded by the exons ATGTCAGGTGAAAGTATCTACAGGGAGTTCAGTTTCGATACTTACTCACACGAAGGTGATCGCTTTGTGTATCCACCACCAGACCCACCATCGCCGCCATCTGAAGTGCAAACTTCAGAAGAAGAGTTTG ACGTAATAGGCAACGACGAATTCATACAATCAAGCATAACAATAAGACTATACCAAGCTGCATTAACCGGTGATTGGGAAGCCGTAAAGAGTATTTGGACAGAAGATAACGCGTGGATCAGTACAAGGATTACAAAGGGAGGCGAGACAGTCCTTCACATAGCAGCAGCAGCCAAACATCTGCATCTTGTTAAGGAGCTAGTTAAGGTTATGAATGATGATTCTCTGGCTTTGACCAACAGAGTTGGGAACACTGCGCTTTGCTTCGCTGCTGTTTCTGGTGTTGTTGAGATTGCGAGAGTAATGGTAAACAAAAGCAGAACATTGCCAAACATTAGAGGCAGTCAAGAAATGACTCCACTTCTTATGGCAGTGTTGTTGGGTCATCAGGATATGGTCTGGTACCTTATGTCAGTGACTGATTATAACTTGTTGACAGCTGAAGATGGGATTGAGCTACTCATCGGCGCTATTGATACCTATTTATTTG ACGTAGCATTGCATATTCTACGCAACAATAGAAATTTGGCTACTTTCCGCGGCAGAAAGAAGGAGACCGCGTTGCATGCATTGGCACGAAAACCTCCAAGGGTCGATAGATATCAGCTAAGCACATGGCAGAGGTTAAAAATCCAAG GTTGTAGCAGAAATGATGCAGAGGCAGAAGTGGTGCTGGAACTAGCACAAACACTTTGGGATGAAATCATAAAACTGAAGCACGCGGATATATCTAAATTGATTTGTTTTCCATGGCGATTATTATTTGTTGCCGCAAAATTGGGAAAAGTTGAATTTCTTATGGTGCTCATAAAATCGTATCCTGATATACTTTGGAAAGTGGATGAAAATAGATACAGCATTTTTCACATTGCTGTAATTTATCGCCATGAAGAGATCTTCAAGCTAATACATGAGATAGGAGCGATCAAGGATTTAATAGCTACTTACAAAGATGACCATGGAAATAATATGCTCCATTTGGCGAGCAAGTTGGCGCCTCCCAACCGGCTTAACTGCGTATCAGGAGCAGCATTACAGATGCAGCGCGAGTTACTATGGTTtgag GCAGTGAAAAAGATAGTAAGGCCAGAGTACACTGAAGCTGAAAACAAGGACCATAAAACACCTCAAACCTTATTCAGCGAAGAGCACGAAGGACTAAGGATTAAAGGGGAACAATGGATGAAGAAGACAGCCGAATCATGCGCTTTCGTTGCAACTCTAATAGCCACAGTAGTCTTCTCAGCTGCCTTCCAACTACCAGGAGGCAACAACAGCGAAACAGGAAGTCCCGTCTTAGTTAACAGATCATCCTTTGTGGTTTTCGCCATGTCAAATGCCATATCGTTGTTCACTTCTACAGCTTCGATACTGATGTTTCTGTCAATCCTCACTTCTCGATATGCAGAGAGAGATTTCCTCGTATCGTTGCCATTGAAGCTCATGTGGGGTCTCATCTTGTTGCTTATCTCAATAGCAACCATGATTGTAGCCTTTACTGCTACTTTCTTCATCACTTTCCAGAAGCGTATTATCAGATGGGCTCCTACCATTCCTGTTGCTCTAATCGCCTCAGTACCTGTTATGCTTTTCGCCTTCCAACAGTTCCCGCTTCTGGTGGACATTTATTACTCGACGTACAAATCTCAGTCCATTTTTCAACTCTGTAAACCAAAGCTGTTTGTGCTTCAACACAAGATCTTCTCCCACCATGGAAATGTGGATTCGAAATCGCCAAAGATTGATATCCCTTTTACAATCCTTGGTTCTGAAGCTTCTGTGGGTCATATATTGAAATATGCTCGGGATTCTTTTTCGTGGCGTCGAGCAGCCTCGTTCATAGTTGATCCTGAAGCCTCTGACACGCCTTCGTTTAGT